A genome region from Clostridium pasteurianum includes the following:
- a CDS encoding PLP-dependent aminotransferase family protein, translated as MLKYEEIIKYIKNSIKTENLNHPKKLPSIRSTQELFHCSTGTVLKAYSKLEQEHIIYSIPKSGYYIINDFEPEDSSKRSIIDFSAVNLNTKAFPYKNFQHCLNKSIDLYKEKLFSYSDPRGLNTLINVLAKHMQNYQIFTKPDNIIITSSSQQALNILSIMPFPNGKSNILVEQPTYYGMIKFLELNNIPTLGISRSFKGINLDELEKLFKYGNIKFFYSIPRFHNPTANSYNKFEKQEIIKLAQKYDVYIVEDDISADLDMDKKNDPIFSYDTSSKVIYLKSYSKVLMPGLRVAALIIPDPLINIFLEYKKWTDINSPILSQGALEIYIKNGMFDSHMKQLVNLYANRINCLKNTLSNHKYKDFQYNIPESGYFGCIYVNASLKYDKITTALQHKSIKISNTSESFLKEYKCNNYFRLTISEVNEKQISKNIPILLDIINKFKL; from the coding sequence ACAGGCACAGTTTTAAAAGCCTATTCAAAACTTGAACAAGAGCATATTATTTATTCAATACCCAAAAGCGGTTACTATATAATTAATGATTTTGAGCCTGAGGATTCATCCAAACGTTCTATAATCGATTTTTCAGCTGTAAATTTAAATACCAAAGCTTTTCCATATAAAAATTTTCAACATTGTCTAAATAAATCAATAGATTTATACAAAGAAAAGCTCTTTTCGTATTCTGATCCTAGAGGATTAAATACTCTAATTAATGTATTAGCAAAGCATATGCAAAACTATCAAATATTTACGAAACCAGATAACATAATTATTACTTCAAGTTCCCAACAAGCATTAAACATATTATCGATCATGCCATTCCCAAATGGTAAATCTAACATTCTTGTTGAACAGCCTACATATTATGGTATGATAAAATTCTTAGAGCTTAACAATATACCAACTCTAGGTATAAGCAGAAGTTTTAAAGGCATAAACTTAGACGAATTAGAAAAATTATTTAAATACGGTAATATAAAGTTTTTCTACAGTATACCTAGATTTCATAATCCAACCGCAAATTCATATAATAAATTTGAAAAGCAAGAAATCATTAAATTAGCTCAAAAATACGATGTGTACATTGTTGAAGATGACATTTCTGCAGATTTAGATATGGATAAAAAAAATGACCCTATATTTTCCTATGATACTTCTTCAAAAGTAATATACCTTAAAAGTTATTCAAAAGTACTTATGCCTGGCTTAAGGGTTGCAGCCCTTATAATTCCAGACCCATTAATTAATATTTTTTTAGAATACAAAAAATGGACTGATATTAACAGCCCAATATTATCTCAAGGTGCATTAGAAATCTATATAAAAAATGGAATGTTTGATAGTCATATGAAGCAATTAGTTAATTTATACGCTAACCGTATTAATTGTTTAAAAAACACTTTATCAAATCATAAATATAAAGATTTTCAATACAATATTCCAGAATCCGGTTACTTCGGATGTATTTACGTAAATGCCTCTTTAAAATACGATAAAATTACTACTGCACTGCAGCATAAAAGCATAAAAATTTCCAATACATCAGAATCTTTTCTAAAAGAATACAAATGCAATAATTATTTTAGACTTACAATAAGTGAGGTAAATGAAAAGCAAATATCTAAGAACATACCTATACTACTTGATATCATTAATAAATTCAAATTATAA
- the rocF gene encoding arginase, with the protein MNIDILGVPIYYGSDKKGVDLAPNKIREDNLKAVITKYNHKVRDMGNVSVPFIPEKDKFNDNSKMKFLKPIMKVNKDVADEVYHSLASGDFPFILGGDHSIGLGSISGASKFDKDLAVIWIDAHTDINTDKTTLSGNVHGMPLAAAMGIGSNELTDIYYKGQKVKPENVFIIGARDIDDGESKLISEKHLNVYSTETLKKIGVKNIMDEIHKKLLSQNVHSVHLSLDIDCLDKSIVPGTGTPVPNGMSIPDTKFIISYLAKTGLVKSMDLVEFNVLLDKNSETENVVMDFIDWTFKNLKRNSNDVEH; encoded by the coding sequence ATGAATATCGATATATTAGGAGTACCTATATATTATGGTTCTGACAAAAAGGGAGTTGACTTAGCACCTAATAAAATAAGGGAAGACAATTTAAAAGCAGTAATAACTAAGTACAATCACAAGGTTAGGGACATGGGAAATGTCAGTGTTCCATTCATACCTGAAAAAGATAAATTTAATGATAATTCTAAAATGAAATTTTTAAAACCTATAATGAAAGTTAACAAAGATGTTGCCGATGAAGTTTACCATTCACTGGCTTCTGGAGATTTTCCATTTATACTAGGAGGAGATCATTCAATAGGTCTTGGCAGTATATCTGGTGCTAGCAAATTTGATAAGGATCTTGCTGTAATATGGATTGATGCCCATACAGATATAAACACAGATAAAACTACTTTGTCTGGAAATGTTCATGGAATGCCTCTAGCTGCTGCAATGGGTATTGGTTCTAATGAACTTACAGACATATATTACAAAGGTCAAAAAGTAAAACCAGAAAATGTATTTATAATTGGCGCAAGAGATATAGATGATGGTGAATCAAAATTAATATCAGAAAAGCATCTCAATGTTTATTCTACAGAGACCTTAAAAAAAATTGGTGTAAAAAACATTATGGATGAAATTCACAAAAAACTTTTAAGCCAAAATGTACATTCAGTTCATTTAAGCCTTGACATAGACTGTCTTGATAAGTCTATAGTTCCAGGTACAGGAACTCCTGTCCCTAATGGCATGAGCATACCTGACACTAAATTTATTATAAGTTATCTTGCTAAAACTGGTCTCGTTAAATCAATGGATCTTGTTGAATTTAACGTACTTTTGGATAAAAATTCAGAAACTGAAAATGTAGTTATGGATTTCATTGATTGGACATTCAAAAATCTGAAGAGAAATAGCAATGATGTGGAACATTAA
- a CDS encoding glycosyltransferase family 4 protein: MKILMLSWEYPPKNVGGLSNHVYNLSHALADLGHKVYVVTCEEKTAPIEENDNGVWVHRVTPYKIDTEDFTKWIMQLNFSMIEESIRIIREIGTVDIIHAHDWLSMYCAKVLKWSYKIPVVCTIHATEKGRNNGIRTDMQKYISSAEWMLTHEAVKVIACSNYMKSQIVDTFKAEDEKVWVIPNGIDLKTFDFDFDWLKFRRKYAEDDEKIVFFIGRHVFEKGIQILIDAAPYIISEYGRTKFIIAGTGPMTEELKDKVRSLGLKDKFLFTGYMDSKTKRQFYRIASAAVFPSLYEPFGIVLLEAMAAGCPAVVSDTGGFAEIIEHGQNGMKMINGSVESLKDNLIQILKDNELAQRIRRNAIKTVQDKYTWDNVAALTTKMYELVKEELKGTEWNHTQGMGEAHYSS, encoded by the coding sequence ATGAAAATACTAATGTTGTCATGGGAGTATCCACCTAAAAATGTTGGAGGATTATCTAATCATGTTTATAATTTATCACATGCATTAGCAGATTTGGGGCATAAGGTATATGTTGTTACATGTGAGGAAAAAACGGCACCTATTGAGGAAAATGATAATGGGGTATGGGTACATAGGGTAACTCCTTATAAAATTGATACAGAAGATTTTACTAAATGGATTATGCAGCTTAATTTTTCTATGATTGAGGAAAGCATAAGAATAATAAGAGAAATTGGGACTGTAGACATAATTCATGCCCATGATTGGCTTTCTATGTACTGTGCTAAGGTATTAAAGTGGTCATATAAGATACCTGTTGTGTGTACAATTCATGCTACTGAAAAGGGGAGAAATAATGGGATAAGAACAGATATGCAGAAGTATATTTCATCAGCAGAATGGATGTTAACCCATGAAGCAGTAAAAGTAATTGCATGCAGTAATTATATGAAATCTCAGATAGTAGATACATTTAAGGCAGAAGATGAAAAGGTTTGGGTAATACCCAATGGAATTGATTTAAAAACTTTTGATTTTGACTTTGATTGGCTTAAATTTAGGAGAAAGTATGCAGAAGATGATGAAAAGATAGTTTTCTTTATAGGACGGCATGTATTTGAAAAAGGAATTCAAATATTAATAGATGCGGCTCCATATATAATTTCAGAATACGGTAGAACTAAATTTATAATTGCGGGAACAGGACCTATGACTGAAGAACTTAAAGATAAGGTTAGAAGTTTAGGACTTAAGGATAAATTTTTATTTACAGGGTATATGGATAGTAAAACTAAAAGACAATTTTATAGAATCGCAAGTGCAGCGGTATTCCCATCTCTTTATGAGCCATTTGGCATAGTTCTTTTAGAGGCCATGGCAGCAGGATGTCCGGCAGTTGTTTCTGATACCGGCGGATTTGCAGAAATAATAGAACACGGACAAAATGGTATGAAGATGATAAATGGTTCTGTAGAAAGCCTTAAAGATAATTTAATTCAAATTTTGAAGGATAATGAACTTGCTCAAAGAATAAGGAGAAATGCAATAAAAACGGTACAGGATAAGTACACCTGGGATAATGTAGCTGCACTTACCACAAAGATGTATGAGCTTGTAAAAGAGGAATTGAAAGGCACTGAATGGAATCATACACAAGGCATGGGCGAAGCACATTATTCTTCTTAG
- a CDS encoding SPFH domain-containing protein, with the protein MIGKIFLIIIIVFILLVILSSLKVVTTGYVYVVERLGQYHRSLQPGWNFIIPFVDFTRAKISTKQQILDIQPQSVITKDNVKISIDNVIFYKVMNARDAVYNIESYKSGIIYSTITNMRNIVGDMTLDEVLSGRDQINQALLKVVDEITDAYGIKILSVEIKNIIPPAEIQQAMEKQMRAERDKRATILQAEGQKQAEIAKAEGEKQAKILQAEAEKEANIKRAEGLRESQLLEAEGKAKAIETVADAQGKAINVVNKSIIESGTNETVIALKQVEALKEMAKNPANKLILPNETLSSLGSIAAIADVLKKDSTK; encoded by the coding sequence ATGATAGGAAAAATATTTTTAATTATTATTATAGTTTTTATTTTACTTGTTATTTTAAGTTCACTTAAAGTTGTTACAACTGGATATGTGTATGTTGTAGAGAGGTTAGGACAATATCATAGAAGCTTACAGCCAGGTTGGAATTTTATAATACCTTTTGTTGATTTTACAAGAGCTAAAATTTCAACTAAGCAGCAAATACTTGATATACAACCTCAGAGTGTTATAACAAAGGATAATGTAAAAATATCTATTGATAATGTAATATTCTACAAAGTTATGAATGCAAGGGATGCTGTGTACAATATTGAAAGTTATAAATCAGGTATTATATATTCAACTATAACTAATATGAGAAATATTGTAGGTGATATGACTCTTGATGAAGTACTTTCAGGAAGAGATCAAATAAATCAAGCATTACTTAAAGTTGTAGATGAAATTACAGATGCATATGGAATAAAGATACTTTCTGTTGAAATTAAAAATATTATTCCTCCAGCTGAGATACAGCAGGCAATGGAAAAACAGATGAGAGCAGAGAGAGATAAGAGAGCAACTATACTTCAAGCAGAAGGTCAAAAGCAAGCAGAAATAGCTAAAGCAGAAGGTGAAAAACAGGCTAAGATACTTCAGGCAGAGGCTGAAAAGGAAGCTAACATAAAGAGAGCAGAAGGTCTTAGAGAATCTCAACTTCTTGAAGCAGAAGGTAAGGCAAAGGCTATAGAAACCGTTGCAGATGCACAGGGTAAAGCTATAAATGTTGTTAATAAATCTATAATAGAATCAGGAACAAATGAGACAGTTATAGCATTAAAACAGGTTGAAGCACTTAAAGAAATGGCTAAAAATCCTGCTAATAAACTTATACTTCCAAATGAAACACTTTCATCCCTTGGAAGCATAGCAGCAATAGCTGATGTTCTAAAAAAAGATTCTACTAAATAG
- a CDS encoding NfeD family protein, translating into MNDVLKIWIAIGVVMMLIDFTTSGFLFIWFTIGAVAAIVASLLGASLTIQIIIFLVVSIICLSVGYPLSKKLIKSTVRRTPLMEEKFIGREIKANKDMDIGNSKIKLDGIYWTVKNVGENIREGESFIITGIDGNKLLIRKKGDV; encoded by the coding sequence ATGAATGATGTTTTGAAAATATGGATAGCTATTGGAGTCGTCATGATGTTAATTGATTTTACAACATCCGGATTTCTATTTATATGGTTTACTATAGGTGCAGTAGCTGCAATAGTGGCATCTTTATTGGGAGCATCACTTACAATTCAAATAATAATATTCTTAGTTGTAAGCATTATTTGTTTAAGTGTTGGATATCCTTTATCAAAAAAGTTAATAAAAAGTACAGTTAGAAGGACACCTTTAATGGAAGAAAAATTCATTGGAAGGGAAATTAAGGCAAATAAAGATATGGATATTGGAAACTCCAAAATTAAACTAGACGGTATATATTGGACAGTAAAAAATGTAGGCGAAAATATAAGAGAGGGCGAAAGCTTTATAATTACCGGTATCGATGGAAATAAATTATTGATAAGAAAAAAGGGAGATGTTTAA
- a CDS encoding MFS transporter, producing the protein MKYKRNFLLYLSARFISLIGTGIQLTALPLFILDLTHSGMLMGISSAINIIPNVLISPTAGILGDRKNRKYLMIISDFSRGILTLILSILAFRGILSIYVLFAVQILVSIMNSIFYSSSSAIISELIDEDELMKAMSTRGGLDAVSMIVGPAIGGVLYGFCGIKAIFFINALSFIISGILSLFMIYVCKNHKNKNLSNTSLFKEMGEVLTFIKSNKGLIQLFAFAMISNLLISPFIDIVMPYVVKTCIGFSSGQYGFLISIFTIGALAGNILLNLLSKKMRVKTIMNLGVLIEAVMLFALSIAVSPELVKLLGSHSISLFLSLSLICIIIGIANALLNTPINTNLQKMVPNYLRSRFFSILGVFMQCTVPIGSLVYGLVLDKFPYFYILLIVTTLNALASIIFMVKAVNEVYEPSISEN; encoded by the coding sequence ATGAAATATAAAAGAAATTTTCTACTATACCTATCAGCTAGATTTATCTCTTTAATAGGAACTGGGATACAACTAACAGCTCTTCCTCTTTTCATACTGGATTTAACACATTCAGGTATGCTTATGGGAATATCTTCTGCTATAAATATAATTCCAAATGTTTTAATATCACCTACCGCAGGCATTTTAGGTGACAGAAAAAACAGAAAATATCTTATGATAATCTCAGATTTTTCAAGGGGAATTCTAACATTAATATTGAGCATTTTAGCTTTTAGAGGAATTCTTAGTATTTATGTTTTATTTGCAGTTCAAATACTTGTATCAATTATGAATAGTATATTTTACTCTTCTTCAAGTGCAATTATAAGTGAACTTATAGATGAAGATGAACTTATGAAGGCCATGTCCACAAGAGGAGGTCTTGATGCAGTTTCAATGATAGTAGGTCCTGCAATTGGCGGTGTCCTATACGGCTTTTGTGGAATAAAGGCTATATTTTTTATAAATGCCCTTTCATTTATTATATCTGGAATACTATCTTTATTCATGATATACGTTTGTAAAAACCATAAAAATAAAAACCTATCAAACACTTCATTATTTAAAGAAATGGGTGAAGTATTAACCTTTATAAAAAGTAACAAAGGACTTATTCAGCTATTTGCGTTTGCAATGATATCAAATTTATTAATATCACCTTTTATCGATATAGTAATGCCTTATGTTGTTAAAACTTGTATAGGCTTTAGTTCTGGACAGTATGGTTTCTTAATCTCTATATTTACCATCGGTGCTTTAGCTGGTAACATACTTTTAAATCTACTCTCAAAGAAAATGAGAGTCAAAACCATAATGAATTTAGGCGTATTAATAGAAGCAGTTATGCTATTTGCTCTGTCTATAGCTGTTTCACCAGAATTAGTTAAGCTTCTAGGCTCACATTCAATTTCATTATTTTTAAGCTTAAGCCTAATATGTATAATCATAGGTATAGCTAATGCTTTATTAAATACACCGATAAACACTAATCTTCAAAAAATGGTTCCAAACTACCTTCGTTCAAGATTCTTCTCCATATTAGGAGTATTTATGCAATGCACTGTTCCCATAGGCTCCCTTGTATATGGACTTGTTTTAGATAAATTTCCTTATTTTTATATTTTACTAATAGTAACAACATTAAATGCATTAGCCAGCATAATCTTTATGGTAAAGGCAGTAAATGAAGTTTATGAACCAAGCATTTCGGAAAATTAG
- a CDS encoding NAD(+) synthase has protein sequence MNSLLNHGIVEVAALTPTSIQIGNPEYNVDKMLELINEVNEKNRIGERQTRIVVYPELCVTGYTCGDLFNHSALLNSANKELKRFIEESNSEFSPIIFVGMPIRKDNQLFNCAVAIHKGKILGVIPKTFIPNYGIYYEARYFKTSGSRLNNEIIMYGEKVPFTPNLLIEDDETGAVISGEICEDLWVPISPSSYHCLHGANIVVNLSASNETIGKTAYREDLVKMHSAKCMCGYIYASAGSDESTTDTVFSGHSIIAENGYIVSETKFFNNKDITYGEIDIEKCMNDRAVNSSYMMVQDKKEYNHIYTKTFEPKSTKFKSNKELSILPFVPKDIDNRSEEILHLQATGLAQRLKKIHCKEAVIGISGGLDSTLALIVAVEAFKINNYDMKGITGITMPGFGTTNRTLDNSKTLMKALHITYKEISIKDACILHYKDIKHNIEVHNTTYENVQARERTQVLMDVANKNNGIVVGTGDLSELALGWCTYNGDQMSMYGVNTSIPKTLVKSIVNSYAKKQNDQIKETLLDICATPISPELLPPNPDGTIAQKTEEAIGSYVVHDFILYYMLRYGFGPSKIYDLYVNSLMLSAKKNGGSEKNIDKENILKDMNTFYRRFFTQQFKRSCMPDGVKVGSVSLSPRGDWRMPSDASYEIWLKELKERSNSILEH, from the coding sequence ATGAATAGTTTACTTAATCATGGTATAGTTGAAGTAGCAGCCCTAACGCCTACTTCAATTCAAATAGGTAATCCTGAATACAATGTAGATAAAATGTTAGAACTTATAAATGAAGTTAATGAAAAAAACCGTATAGGGGAAAGGCAAACAAGAATAGTTGTATATCCAGAACTATGCGTAACAGGATATACCTGCGGCGACTTATTCAATCATTCTGCCCTTCTTAACAGCGCAAACAAGGAATTAAAAAGATTCATTGAAGAATCAAACAGTGAATTTAGCCCTATAATATTCGTTGGTATGCCTATAAGAAAGGATAATCAACTATTTAACTGCGCTGTTGCAATACATAAAGGAAAAATTCTAGGTGTTATTCCAAAAACCTTTATCCCAAATTACGGAATTTATTATGAAGCTAGATACTTCAAAACTTCGGGTTCCAGACTAAACAATGAAATTATTATGTATGGAGAAAAAGTTCCCTTTACCCCAAACTTACTTATTGAAGATGACGAAACAGGAGCCGTAATAAGCGGAGAAATTTGCGAAGATTTATGGGTTCCAATTTCCCCTTCTTCTTATCACTGCCTACACGGGGCAAATATAGTAGTAAATCTTTCTGCCAGCAACGAAACTATAGGAAAAACTGCGTACCGTGAGGACTTAGTTAAAATGCATTCGGCAAAATGTATGTGCGGTTACATTTATGCTTCTGCTGGAAGTGACGAATCTACAACTGATACAGTTTTTTCAGGTCATTCTATCATAGCTGAAAATGGCTATATTGTTTCTGAAACAAAATTCTTTAATAATAAGGACATAACTTATGGAGAAATTGACATTGAAAAATGTATGAATGATAGAGCTGTAAATAGTTCTTATATGATGGTTCAAGATAAAAAAGAATATAATCACATTTACACAAAAACCTTTGAACCTAAATCCACTAAATTTAAGTCAAATAAAGAACTGTCCATATTACCTTTCGTCCCTAAGGATATTGACAATCGTTCAGAAGAAATATTGCACTTACAGGCTACTGGATTAGCTCAAAGATTAAAGAAAATTCACTGCAAAGAAGCAGTAATTGGTATATCTGGCGGCTTAGATTCAACTCTAGCCTTAATTGTAGCCGTGGAAGCTTTCAAAATCAACAATTATGATATGAAAGGCATTACAGGAATAACTATGCCGGGCTTTGGAACAACAAACAGAACTCTAGATAATTCTAAAACTTTAATGAAAGCACTACACATTACATATAAAGAAATTTCAATTAAAGATGCCTGCATTCTTCACTACAAAGACATTAAGCATAACATTGAAGTACATAACACTACTTATGAAAATGTTCAGGCAAGAGAAAGAACTCAGGTACTTATGGATGTTGCCAATAAAAATAACGGTATCGTTGTAGGAACTGGTGATTTATCTGAATTAGCTCTTGGCTGGTGTACTTACAATGGAGATCAAATGAGCATGTACGGAGTTAACACTTCAATTCCTAAAACTCTTGTTAAAAGCATTGTAAATTCATATGCCAAAAAACAAAATGACCAAATTAAAGAAACTCTATTAGACATTTGTGCTACACCTATAAGTCCGGAACTTTTACCTCCAAACCCAGATGGAACAATTGCACAAAAAACGGAAGAAGCTATTGGTTCATATGTGGTTCATGATTTTATATTGTATTATATGCTAAGATATGGCTTTGGCCCTAGTAAAATATATGACTTGTATGTAAATTCCTTAATGCTAAGTGCTAAAAAAAATGGAGGTTCTGAAAAGAATATTGATAAGGAAAATATATTAAAGGATATGAATACTTTTTATAGACGTTTCTTCACTCAACAATTCAAACGTTCCTGTATGCCTGACGGAGTAAAAGTTGGTTCCGTTTCCCTATCACCAAGAGGTGATTGGCGTATGCCAAGCGATGCTTCATACGAAATATGGCTAAAAGAACTTAAAGAGAGAAGTAACAGTATTTTAGAACATTAA
- a CDS encoding YaaR family protein codes for MSKIKSSRPIKNNSTRVAVKKDFSKSFNFAQQQKSEQELRDLQDEIKKKGNRLIITKCYGDVRAYKNLIQEYLQSVLDHMYSVKKDISFWQTQYYITVETIDAKLEELTQQLLQEEKEKIQIAGTVDEIAGLIVDLYK; via the coding sequence ATTTCAAAAATAAAGAGTAGTAGACCGATTAAAAATAATAGTACACGTGTAGCTGTCAAGAAAGATTTCTCAAAGAGTTTTAATTTTGCGCAACAACAAAAATCAGAACAAGAGCTGAGGGATTTGCAGGATGAGATAAAAAAGAAGGGGAATAGGTTAATTATAACTAAGTGTTATGGAGATGTACGAGCCTATAAGAACCTTATACAGGAATATCTTCAATCGGTGCTTGATCATATGTATTCTGTGAAGAAGGATATAAGCTTCTGGCAGACACAATATTATATCACAGTGGAAACTATTGATGCCAAGCTTGAAGAACTTACACAGCAGCTTTTACAAGAAGAAAAAGAGAAAATACAAATAGCAGGAACTGTAGATGAAATAGCAGGACTAATAGTTGACTTATATAAATAA
- a CDS encoding gamma carbonic anhydrase family protein, giving the protein MIYSYENKKPDINLSVFVAQSADIIGDVKIGQDSSIWFGVVIRGDSNYIKIGSGSNIQDNSVIHVNSNDNGVTIEDNVTVGHGVILHGCTVHSNCLIGMGSTIMDNAEIGEGSIVGANSLVTSGKKIPSGVLCMGSPAKVIRKLTEEEKLSIKENAKHYIEMGKKYL; this is encoded by the coding sequence ATGATATACAGTTATGAAAATAAAAAGCCAGATATAAATTTATCTGTTTTTGTAGCTCAAAGTGCAGATATAATCGGTGATGTTAAGATAGGACAGGACAGCAGCATCTGGTTTGGGGTTGTAATAAGAGGGGATTCTAATTATATAAAGATAGGTAGTGGTTCTAATATTCAAGATAATTCAGTAATTCATGTAAATTCTAATGACAATGGTGTTACTATTGAAGATAATGTTACTGTTGGTCATGGGGTTATACTTCATGGATGCACTGTTCACAGCAATTGCCTCATTGGTATGGGATCTACTATTATGGATAATGCAGAGATAGGGGAAGGAAGTATAGTAGGAGCTAATAGTCTTGTGACTTCAGGTAAAAAGATACCTAGTGGGGTACTTTGTATGGGAAGCCCTGCTAAAGTCATAAGAAAACTTACTGAGGAAGAAAAATTAAGCATAAAAGAAAATGCTAAGCATTATATTGAAATGGGAAAAAAATATTTATAA